The DNA sequence TTCGTCACTCCGAAAGCATGCGAGAACAATTTGCCCATCCGGTATTGGTATTCGTCCAGAAAACCTTGGATATCATAGTCGTATTGCGCCAGCATTTTGCTGGTGATCAGCCCGCAGGCGACCGCATCCTCCACGGCATTATGGTGATTATCGATCGTCATGCCGAAGTAGTCCAACACGGTCGGCAAGCGGTTATTGTGCAGATCCAGCATACGCTGCGCCATCTTGCAGGAACAGAAAAACTCATTCTGCATCTTCGGCAGTTTGTAAGTTTCAATCGTTTGTTGCAGGCAACTCATATCGAATTGGGCAAAGTGGGCCACCAGCGGATCGGTTCCGATGAAGGAACGGATGTCTGGGTATAGGCCGGCAAAGTCGGGTTCACGAGCGACCATGTCCTCGGTGATGCCGTGGATTTGAATATTTCCGCGGCTGAAATACTGGCGCGGATTGATGAGCGCATAGTAGCGATCGATTTCCTTGCCGTCGGAAAAGCGGCTCAAGCCAATGGAACAGACGCTGTCACCACGGCTGTTTGCAGTTTCAAAGTCAATGGCGACGTAATCCATGTGCATACATACTCCTTTTGATTGTTTAGTGAAAAATGAATAGATGGCTTATTGCTGCTGCAAAGCCATGATCTGTTGGTAATAAGGGATCATGCTGCCCAAAGCCGCGCCGATGATGAAAAACAACAGCATGCGGATCAAAATATAGGCCCAGCTTGCTGTATAATCCCGGGACGGGTTTTTATTGGAGCGTCGGAAGAGGATGAACATGCCGATCCCCGCAATCCAGCCGATGCCCGACAAAAGCGCCTGCGAAGTCGCAGGATTCAGGTAGCCGATCACGAAGCCGACAACCGTGGCAAACGCCAACAAAAGCCTTTGCTTCATTTTTTCTGTCATCAAAATTTCCCCCTTTTTCGTAAGCCTATTCTACCACAAAGGGCGCTTGTGGAATACGGTTGTGATCCGACAAAAAAGCCTTTCCGATTATGCGGAAAGGCGGGAGTGTTTCATAAAAACAACAAGCCGTCGAGATCTAAGATGACGATTTCGCGGTGATTCAGTTGTTTGATGAGGTGGTGGTCCTCCAACGAACCCATCTTGCGGCTGATCGTTTCCGGAGTCGTTCCGAGGTAGGAAGCCAGATCCTTCTTCGACATCGGCAAGGTGATGGTGTCGCCGTCCTTCGTGGCCAGTTCGGCAAGGTAGAGGGCCAAGCGGGCTTCGACTTTTTCGGTCGCCACGTAGGTCGTCTGCCGTTCCGACTTTTCCAGACGGTTGGAGAATTCCTGCAGCAATTTCAAAGAAATGGCAGGGTATTTCAACAAAAAGTGCTGTAGATCGTTCCTTTTCATCCGGCAAACTTGGGTTTCCTTCACCGCTTCGGCATAGGCTTCGTGCTTCGATTCGCTGAAGAGGGCCAACTCACCAGTGAAATCGCCAGGATTGAGGAAACGCACGAGCTGCTCTTTTCCGGACTCGGCCAGCCGGTAAATGCGGATCAGGCCGGAATGGAGGATATAGAGTGTATCCGACGTATCATCGGGGCGGTAGAGCAGTTCGCCTTTTTTGTAGGTCGCCGGATGCGTGACGGACATGATTTCGTCCATCTGGTCCGGCTCCAAGTGATTGAAGATCGGCACCAGCGAAATGCAGGATTTGTGCGAGTTGCAGGCGCAGTCTCCGCCGCAATTGTGCGCTGGTTTATGGGTTTCGTTCATAGGGAAAATCCTCCGTTTCGGAATGGGACAGGCAGTCTTGGTTGCTTAAATTGTACCGCAAACCGTAGGCTGCATGCGAATTTTATCTTGGATGTGAGCTTTTTATAACGACTGATGGCTAGTTTCACGGGTTAGCCCTTCGGAAAGGATAAAGGAACCCCTTGTCTCTACGAGCCAAGGATACTATTCGACTAACCTGCTGACGCAGGAAGTCTCTCAGCATATTGCGCTCTACGATGCTCAGTCGGCACGATTTCCTAAATTTCTCTCATGGCTGAACGAACCCGTTCCGCTTTTCTTCCGGTTGAAGCCGATTAAACGCATAGCGTTCAGGATGACGGCCAGGATGCTGGCTTCATGAATGAACATACCGCTGGCGAGATGGACGGAACCCATCAGCACGCCCGCCAAAAGGAAGAACACGACTCCAACCGCAATGGCGATGTTCTGTTTCATGTTGCGCATGGTCGCCTTTGAGAGCGAATAAGCATGGGAAAACTGCATCAGTTTGTCGGCCATCAGCACAACATCGGCTGTCTCCATCGAGATGTCGGTCCCGCCTTCGCCCATGGCCAAGCCGATGTCGGCTGTCGCGATGGCCGGTGCATCGTTGATGCCGTCACCGGCCATCGCCACGACGGCGCCATCTGCCTGCAGTTGTTTGACGAAACGCACTTTGTCCTCCGGCAACAGCTCGGCATGGAAAGCGTCCAATCCCAATTGTTCGGCGACCGCTTGGGCGGTGTGGCGGTTGTCCCCCGTCAGCATAATGATCTGTTTGATGCCGTTGCGGCGCATTTCGGCCAAAGCCTGCGGTGCGTCCTCGCGGATCTGATCAGCAATGGAGAAGAGCCCGGCGAGCGTGCCGTCAATGGCCACGAAAACGACGGTATTGCCGGTTTTTTCGCGTGCAATCGCGTAGATTTCTGCTGCTTCATTTATCAAGATTCCGGACTGGACCATCAGTTTGCGGTTGCCGGCGACGAGACGTTGACCTTCAACTGTCGCTCTCAATCCGTGGCCTTTGATGACTTCCGCATCTTTCGGCGCAACAGATATTTCCAGCCCTTGTTGATGTGCGTATTTCACGATTGTTTGTCCGAGATGGTGTTCGGAAATGCGCTCCGCCGAAGCCGTCAGCTGCAGCAGTTCGCTGCGATCGGCGCCACTGAGGACATGGATATCGGTCACTTCCGGTTTGCCTTTCGTCAGCGTGCCGGTCTTGTCGAAAACAAGTGTATCGACTTTGGAAAAGCGATCCATGACCTCGCCACCTTTCACCAGCACGCCGTATTTGGCGCCGTTGCCGATGCCGGCCACGTTCGATACCGGAGCACCGATCACAAGCGCACCCGGGCAGGCGATCACAAGGAAAGTGATGGCAAGATGCAGGTCGCGCGTCCAAACGTAAACGATGACGGAGAGCACCACAATCGCCGGCGTGTAGAAGTTGGCGAAGGCATCTAGGAAACGTTCGGCCTTGGATTTGGATTCCTGCGCCTCTTCGACCAATTCAATAATTTTTGCGAAAGTTGTGTCATCGCCGACCTTTTCCGCGATCATTTCAATGAAGCCATCGTCCACCAATGTACCCGAAAAGACTTTGTCATCCAAGGATTTATTGGCCGGGATCGCTTCTCCCGTCACAGCGGCTTCGTTGATGGCCGCCTGACCCTTCACGATGATGCCGTCAACCGGAATTTTGCCGCCGGGCTTGATGAACAGCCGATCCCCGACAGCCACTTCCTCGACCGGCACAACGACTTGATCGGTGCCATGCAGGACGATCGCTTCCTGGGGCGCCATGTCGATCAACGACCGCAGAGAAGAGCGGGTCTTTTCCAAGGTGCGTGCTTCCAGGAAGTCACCGAACAGAAACAGGAAGGTGACGACGGAAGACTCCGTATATTCGCGGATGAACAGCGCACCGATGACGGCAATCGTCACCAGCAGCTCGATGCTGAAAGCCTTCATCCGCAACGCCAGATAGGCTTTGTACATGATCGGAACCACCGCGATGAGCGTCGCGAAGATAAGCGCGAAGTCAGCAGCAGTGGTATATCCGAGGGTTTTCAAAGCAAAACCGATGACGATTAGGAAGCCTGATAGTGCGGTAATGCGGTTTTTGTATTTATTTATCCATTTGATCATTTTAATGACCTCCTCTGGTATTTTCCTATAGCCTAATCATACGCCATCAGGCAGGAAAGCGACTTGATGGGGGTCAAGCTTTGGATGCGCAATTTCGCTCAGCAGAATCTCAACCGTTTTCCTCCGGCGAACGGAGGCTACGCCGGAGTACGGCCCACATTTAAGTCTTGTGCTCCGACGAAACCCTGCCCGCAGGAGAAGAGCCCGCAAGTTACCGCTGTTCTCCGGTGTGGGAAGCCTCACCGGAGGAGCGCAGCGACTTCACCGCTCAATGGTATCCGAATACAAAAAAAGCTGCCCGCAAATTGCAGGCAGCCGAGTCCTTCGTCAGGACAGATATAAATAGAAGACTAAATCGCATCCCCATCGACAACAGCAGCTTCATCATTCAGGATGGAAGAATCAAATTCCCCGATGTTGCGGGAAGAAACGACGCCAGCCAGCATGCTGTCGTTGACGTTTGTCAGCGTGCGCATCATGTCGATGACCGGTTCAACGGAGATGACAAGTCCGGCGATTGTGACAGGCAAGTTCATGGCGCCCAGAACGATCAAAGCGGCGAAAGTAGCACCGCCGCCGACACCGGCAACCCCGAAGGAACTGATCGTAACGACCAAGATCAATGTCAATACAAAACCGATGCTGGTGACGTCGATGCCCAAAGTTGGAGCCACGATGGTCGCCAACATGGCAGGATAGACGCCCGCGCAACCGTTCTGACCGATCGACAAGCCGAAGCTGGCGGCGAAGTTGGCGGAAGCATCATCGACGCCCAAAGCTTTCGTTTGTGTTTCAACGTTCAACGGCAGTGCGCCGGCGCTGGAACGGGCAGTGAAGGCGAAGCTCAATACCGGGAAAGCTTTTTTGAAGTAGGTAATCGGATTGACGCCGACTCCAGCCAAAATCAAGCTGTGCACCAGCAGGACGACCAGTAACGCGGCATAGGAAGCGACCACGAACAGTCCTAAGTTGACGATGGCTTGGTAACTGGATGTCGCCATCATTTTGGTCATCAAGGCCAAGATTCCGTATGGAGTCAGACGAAGGACCAAAGTAACGATGCGCATGACGATCGATTGGATGACTTGCAACCCTTTCTTGAATAGAGCGGCATTGTCGGGTTGTTTTTTCTTGATGCCCATATAAGCGATTCCGACAAAAGCGGAAAAGACCACGACGGCAATCGTACTCGTGCTGCGCAGACCGGCCAGATCCTGGAAGATGTTGGTCGGGATGAAGCTGAGCACTTGACCAGGAATCGTCAAGTCAGCGACTTGTGTCTGTTGGGTAGTCAAAGCTTCGATCCTTGCAGTTTCAGCGGTACCTTGCGTGAATTGCGCGCCATCAAGATTGAAGAGAATGACCGATGCCCACCCGATCAGAGCCGCGATGGCGGTTGTGCCCAGCAAAGTGCCAAGAACGGATCCGCTGATTTTGCCCAGATTTTTGGTTTCCTCGATGCGGGTAAAAGCGCCCACGATAGAGACGAAAATCAATGGGATGATCAGCATCTGTAGGAAGCGGACGTAACCGTTACCGACGATATTGATCCAATCGATTGCAGTGATTGTGATTGTGCTGTCCGGTGCAAAAAGCAATTGGATGGCTGCCCCGAAGATAACCCCTAAAGCCAGTGCGATGAAAACACGTTTTGAAAACTTGACGTGTTTGGCGCCCAAACGATAAAGTGCGAAAAGCAATGCCGCAAATACAGCTAAAATAATGACAATGGAAATGATATCCATTTGAATTCCTCCTTAAATTTATCTATCCCGAGAACGTAAAAAAGCCCTCGTCCCTATACTCCAAATACTTGGAATACAGGGACGAAAGCTCTTCGTGATCCACCCTTATTCGCACGACCCTCGCGGATGGTGCCTTATGAAGTACGCAAAACCAGCCATACTTCTGTACGCTATCGGGTACAAACCGAAATGACACTAACGCATCATTTTGCTCCGAGACGCATTTTCGCTTTCCTGACCATGCCTCTTCTCACCGATTGAGGCTCTCTTTGATGACCGTGAAAGGTACTTCTTCTCTTCAACGCACGTTTATTTTCATTTGTTTTTTCATGATAGCACGCTTATTTTTCAAAAGCAACTTATTTGGATTAGAGATGATTCTTTAACGTTTATAATTTTGGAAGATCCAGCACCGCCTCAACGCGGTCTGTTTGAAGGAGGCTGAACGTTATTCAGCCAATTCAATTTTCTTCAGACGATAAAAAAACACAAACCCCCAAAAGAAAAAGTCTTTTTGGGGGTTGTGAATGTGATCATCATATTTTAATAGGTAAGCATCTCAGCAACGCTATTTGACAGAGAACCAAAATTTACTCCATCTGTACGAGAATAGGAATAAATTGAGTTTTTTCAAGGCGTTTTATTATTCTACAGTAACACTCTTAGCAAGGTTGCGTGGTTTGTCAACGTCATAGCCACGTTCAAGTGTTGCGTAGTAGGCGAATAATTGTCCCGGAACAACAGCTAATAAAGGTGTTAACGCTGGATGAACGGCAGGCATTACGAATTGATCGCCTTTCTTTTCCAATCCTTCCATAGCAAAGATAAGCGTATTGGCTCCACGGGAACGTACTTCCTCAACGTTACCCCTGGTGTGGGAAGCAACGTTTTTCTGGGTAATGATCGCAAGGACTGGTGTACCCTCTTCGATCAAAGCGATTGTGCCGTGTTTCAATTCTCCAGCCGCAAATCCTTCCGCTTGTATGTAAGAAATTTCTTTTAATTTCAGCGATGATTCCATACATACATAGTAATCCAATCCGCGACCGATATAGAAAGCATTACGGGCGCTCTGAACATAGTCTATTGCAAAGTCGTGAATGGTCTCTTTATCATTGATGATGACATCCATTGCATTAGCAACAATGCTTAATTCGTGAGCCATGTCGATATCGGTTTGTACACCTTTTGTTTTTGCTAAAATTTCGCAAAGCATTGCTTGGACCGCGATTTGGCCAGTGTAAGCTTTTGTTGAAGCAACAGCGATTTCAGGGCCGGCATGTAACAATAAAGTATATTTTGCTTCACGTGAAAGGGTAGAACCTGGTACGTTTGTAATCGTCACAGCAGGGAAGTTCCATTCATTTGTTTTTACAAGCACTTGGCGGCTGTCTGCTGTTTCGCCACTTTGAGAGAGGTAAATAAAGAATGGTTTACCTTGGATTAATGGCGTATTATATGAAAACTCACTGGACAAATGCACTTCTGTAGGGATTTTAGCAATATTTTCGAACAAGGATTTGCCGACCCAACCTGCATTATAGCTTGTCCCGCAAGCTATAATATGAATGCGATCCGCTTCTGCCAATTCTTTAAGTAAAGCGGCATCAATGTTGAATCCGCCTTTGTCATCGGAATATTCTTTAACGATTTTGCGCATAACGCCGGGTTGTTCATCGATTTCTTTCAACATGTAGAATGGGTAGGTCCCTTTTTCTAAATCACTTGAATCGAGATGAGCTGTGTATGGGGCACGTTCCCTAATTGTGCCATCGAATGATTCAATCGTAACCTTGTCAGCTGTTACAATAACCAACTCACCATCATGGATTTCAACGTACTGATTTGTCAGTTGGATCATAGCGATAGCATCACTGACGATACCGTTGAAAGTGTCGCCTTTAGCTATTAATAAAGGACTTTTATTTTTTGCGGCATATAAAGTGTTTGGAGTTTCTTTATCCATTAAAACAAACGCAAATGATCCCGTGATCACTTCAAGCGCTTTTTTGAAGGCTTCTTTTCCAGATAGATTATCTTTTTCAGCAAAATATTCGATAACAGCCACGGCAATTTCTGTGTCTGTTTGACCATTTAGAGCGACATCTTCCAAATAAGTTTCGTTCAGCTCACGATAGTTTTCGATAACCCCATTATGGACTAAAGTGAAACGTCCATTAGGGGACTGATGCGGATGAGCATTTTCAATGCTTGGTTCCCCATGGGTAGCCCATCGCGTATGGCCAATACCCTGATGAGCAAAAATGTCAAAATTTACTTTTTCTTTTAATGCAGCAATATGGCCTGTTTCTTTGAATATATGACCCTTTTTATTTTCATCAACAACATAAATTCCCGCTGAATCATAACCGCGATATTCTAATTTTTGTAAACCGGCAACTAAAATTTCTTGTGCCTTGCCTTTTCCGATGTATCCTACGATTCCACACATATCTAATCATCCTTTTCTTATATAAGGTAGTTTTGTGTTTTCTGGTGTGTGAATAGTTTTTTGTCAGCTCGCGCTGGTTGTTTTATTCTGTAGACTACACTAGCCTGAAGTCATCCGCCGAATCTTTCGATAAACTTCTTCCTCGTCACCCAAATGAAATTGGGTCTGGCGCTATCCCGATTGATTTATATATCCTCCTTTTTTATTTTCAGAAAACATCATTATGATAGCATGAATCTGAATATTAGGCAATCGACTATTATCCGTCATTCTAGAGCGTAGCTTCCCAAATTACTCGCGGTTGTCAGAAACGAAACAATGATGTTGTCAAAATTTATTTTGCCAAATTCACAAGTGCATTATCTTGAAAACGCATTCTTTTACCAATATACTATGCTTGTAAGTAAGTAATTGAACTTATACGAGGAGGAAAAATTCAATGGCTACAAATAATGATACTGCTGCAAAAGACGGTGTAAAAGTCAAGGTTCAAAAGCTGGGTAGTTTTTTAAGCGGGATGATCATGCCGAATATTGCTGGATTTATTGCTTGGGGAATCATCACTGCACTATTTATTGAAGTGGGTTGGCTGCCGAACGAAGAGCTAGCGACAATTGTTGGTCCGATGCTAACCTACTTATTGCCTATACTGATTGCTTTTACCGGAGGTCATAAAGTCTATGGTCACCGTGGTGGGGTTGTCGGTGCAATTGCAACTATGGGGGTTATCGGTGGATCTACAGTGCCGATGTTCATTGGGGCAATGGCAATGGGGCCGTTTGCTTCATGGTTGATCAAGAAATTTGACAAGGCGATGGAAGGAAAAATTAAATCTGGTTTTGAAATGTTAGTAAATAACTTCTCTGCTGGTATTATAGGCTTTATCCTTGCCGTGTTAGGTTTCTATGCTGTAGGTCCTTTCGTAGAGACATTCACAAGCATAATGGCAAATGGTGTTGATTGGTTGATTGGGGCCGGATTACTTCCATTGGCGAATATTTTCATTGAACCTGCTAAGGTTTTATTCCTGAACAACGCTATCAACCATGGTATTTTAACGCCATTGGGTATCGAACAGGCTGCAGAAACAGGTAAATCCATTTTGTTCCTATTAGAAGCTAATCCAGGACCAGGGCTTGGTCTGTTGGGTGCGTACATGTTGTTCGGTAAAGGTTCAGCTAAATCAACTGCAGCGGGTGCTGCAATCATTCATTTCTTCGGTGGGATTCATGAAATCTATTTCCCATATGTCTTGATGAATCCAGTTTTATTCCTTGCAGTTATTGCCGGGGGGATTGCGGGTACTTTTGTTAACTCAATTCTGGGATCTGGTTTAATCGCTGCTGCTTCACCTGGTTCAATTATTGCTATTTTCGCTATGAGTCCTAAAGGTGGATTTTTGCCAGTTATCGCAGGTGTCCTAGCCGGGGCGGTCGTTTCCTTCTTGGTAGCCAGTATCATCTTAAAAGCCACTAAACCAAGTGCAGAAGATGAAACGTCATTCGAAGATAAAGTTGCTCAGACCGTTGCGATGAAAACTGAATCAAAAGGCCAAGCGACTCAAGTATCTGCAGCAGGCACAAAAGAAGAAAATATCTCTGCCGGAAGCATCAAGAAAATCATTTTTGCTTGTGATGCAGGTATGGGTTCAAGTGCAATGGGAGCTTCATTGTTACGTAAAAAAGTAACGGAAGCCGGTATGGATATCCCGGTTACAAATATGGCCATCAGTAACTTAGAAGATGTAGAAGGTTTACTGGTTGTTACGCAGGAAGAGTTACTGCAACGTGCAAAAGCTAAAACACCTAATGCAGTGCATGTTGGTGTAAATAATTTCCTAAGCACTCCAAAATATGATGAAATCGTTGAAAAGCTTAAAAAATAGTTAAGATTTTTTCAAAATAAGCGGCAGCTAGCAACCTATTGAAAACGGGTGCTGGCTTCTGCTTTCAATTTTATAGAGTGCTAGCGAAATGAGTGAGTTTTATGTACCTGACACAACGAGAAAAAAAGATTATGATGCTGTTGCTGAATCAACCTAAGGGTATTTTGATTGACTATATCCGCAATCAGTTGAAAGTAAGTGAGCGCACGGTCTATCGAGATATGAAAAGTTTGGAAGATGTCTTAGCAAACTATCGAATAAAGATAAGCAATGATTCAAAAAGGGGATATTTCTTAAAAGGTTCTCTAGAGAATCTTCACCAGTTGCAAAAAGAATTGGATTTAAATTGGTCGGAGGAATTAACCACCCAGCAAAGACAGAGCCTGCTGATCATTGAATTGTTGACTGCAGAGGAAGAAATCAAAACAGAGGCATTAGCAAATCAATATAAAGTGGGAATAAGTACGATCCAACTTGATCTCCAAGCAATTGAAGAAACACTAAAAGCCTATCATATTGAAATTCAGCGAAAAAAAGGCCGTGGTATTTCAGCGCGAGGAACTGAGAGCGATATTCGGTTGGTCATTAGCGGGTTGGTTAATATGGAAATTGATGAATATAATTTTTTTCAAATTGTTGATGAAAAAAAATCACTTCAAAATAATCCTTTTTTTCAATACATTCAACCCTGGGATATGAAAGTGGCCTATGACATCATCACTCAGGTTGCAGCAGATTATTTCCTGCATGTAACTGATGTTCGGTTGAAAAGAATCACTACCTTTATCGCTGTGACGCTGTGGCGTTTAAAGGAAGGGAAAAGTATCTTCACATTATCTCAAAATAATTCAATAATCCAGGACGAAAGGGTTCTGGAAATCGCAAAAATAATTTTTGAGAAGATTCAGCAAACAACCAGAACAGAATACAATGAAAAGGAAGTTGCTTTCATAGCTTTTCAAATCCAAGGTTTGAATCTACCCGTAAATACAGCAGATTTTTTGGAGGGATTTGAGTCCAGTTTAGCTTACCATGTCCATGAATTGATTCGTCTTGTCTCTGATGAATTGAGTTGGAATTTCAATCAGGATGACACTCTGTTTAAAGATTTATTGTCGCATATTGGCGCCGCCATCAACCGAACCTATGTCCCTATGCCAGAAGGACATGAGGTGTTTCTGGATAAAATTTTTAAACAATATGATGCATTGGGCTCCACCGTTGAAAAAGCTTTAAAAGTAGTCTTTCCTACAGTCCGTTTCAGCAAGAACGAGATAGTCTACATCATTGTCCATTTTGCTTCTGCTGCTGAAAAAGTTCCAAGAATACATCAACTCTCAGCACTCCTGATTTGTTCGAGCGGAGTAGGAACCACCAAAATCTTAGAGACTCGTATCCGCCGCTATATACCTGAAATTCATGATGTCACGACTTCAAGCATCTCAAAATTACATGAATTAGAATTGGGTAATTTTGATTTGATTTTATCGACTACTTTCCTGCAAGGTTTTGAACATGATTATAAGGTTGTGACACCCTTGTTGATGGAGGATGAAATTATTGGTATACGTGAAAAAGTGAAAACCCTCATTCCTCCTGATCAAGCGGTATTTGAACCATTGAAAGGGAAATCCAGAGGTGATATCCCTTCCAGAGGGGATCAGGATTTCATGGAATATTATCAACTTTTCCAAACGGCTAAATTTGTACTGACGAATTTTGAGGTGTGCAAGATGGAAGAAGAGTCTTCAATACAAGCTTATTTGGAGGCTATTTGCCGACGGTTACAGGGGACAATCTTAGCGGATCCAATGGTCGTCCAAAAACAATTGCTGGAACGCATGCACTTAGCGCCGATTGGATTGCCGCAGACAGGCATTGGGTTCTTTCACTGCCTATCTGAAGAAGTGAAAAATCCGTTCTTTGGAATCTATGATTTAGCAAAATCTGTTCCTATTTTGGATATCAATAAAGATAGCATGGAATTGAAACGCGTCCTCTTGATGCTCGCTCCAGAAGATATTGATTCCTCAACAAAAGAAATACTTGGTGCCATTTCAGCATCTATGGTGGAGAGTAATTTAAATCTAGAAATTTTTAATTTGGGGACAAAGGAAAATATCGAAAAATTACTGAATAACCTGTTTGTAAATATAATAAAAAAATACAGTTAACAATAAGGAGAAAAAATTATGGCAATCTTAAAAGAGAGTAATATTTTATTGAATCAGGAATTCACATCAAAATATGATGCGATCCGAGTTGCTGGCCAACTGTTAGTTGATAATGGTTATGTGGAAAAAGAATATATCGAAAAAATGATTGAACGCGAAGATATGCTATCTGTTTATATAGGGAACTTTATTGCCATTCCGCATGGAACAGAGGATGCAAAAAAATTCGTTAATAAATCGGGCATTTCAGTTATACAAGTTCCGAATGGCGTGAATTTTGATGGGTCCTCTGATGACAAGTTAGTAACAATGGTTTTTGGAATTGCAGGCATAGGCAACGAACATCTGGATATTCTTTCGAAAATTGCGATTTATTGTTCGGAAATTGAGAACGTGGCTAAGTTAGTTGCCGCTACAGATAAGAAAGAAATCATCGAATTATTGGGAGGCTTGGAATAATATGTTAGATATACATTTTGGTGGAGGCAACATTGGTCGGGGATT is a window from the Trichococcus shcherbakoviae genome containing:
- a CDS encoding cation-translocating P-type ATPase, with translation MIKWINKYKNRITALSGFLIVIGFALKTLGYTTAADFALIFATLIAVVPIMYKAYLALRMKAFSIELLVTIAVIGALFIREYTESSVVTFLFLFGDFLEARTLEKTRSSLRSLIDMAPQEAIVLHGTDQVVVPVEEVAVGDRLFIKPGGKIPVDGIIVKGQAAINEAAVTGEAIPANKSLDDKVFSGTLVDDGFIEMIAEKVGDDTTFAKIIELVEEAQESKSKAERFLDAFANFYTPAIVVLSVIVYVWTRDLHLAITFLVIACPGALVIGAPVSNVAGIGNGAKYGVLVKGGEVMDRFSKVDTLVFDKTGTLTKGKPEVTDIHVLSGADRSELLQLTASAERISEHHLGQTIVKYAHQQGLEISVAPKDAEVIKGHGLRATVEGQRLVAGNRKLMVQSGILINEAAEIYAIAREKTGNTVVFVAIDGTLAGLFSIADQIREDAPQALAEMRRNGIKQIIMLTGDNRHTAQAVAEQLGLDAFHAELLPEDKVRFVKQLQADGAVVAMAGDGINDAPAIATADIGLAMGEGGTDISMETADVVLMADKLMQFSHAYSLSKATMRNMKQNIAIAVGVVFFLLAGVLMGSVHLASGMFIHEASILAVILNAMRLIGFNRKKSGTGSFSHERNLGNRAD
- a CDS encoding exonuclease domain-containing protein, yielding MDYVAIDFETANSRGDSVCSIGLSRFSDGKEIDRYYALINPRQYFSRGNIQIHGITEDMVAREPDFAGLYPDIRSFIGTDPLVAHFAQFDMSCLQQTIETYKLPKMQNEFFCSCKMAQRMLDLHNNRLPTVLDYFGMTIDNHHNAVEDAVACGLITSKMLAQYDYDIQGFLDEYQYRMGKLFSHAFGVTKGGKSTPARRTKTAAPLKPKSLLFDREHVFYDKHVCFTGRFQKLKRNDLAQLVVDVGGHFDANLSYETLYLVVADSDWRKIGTPSESRKIQVVRELQGSGHNLTMLSESDFLRNFLKE
- the glmS gene encoding glutamine--fructose-6-phosphate transaminase (isomerizing) codes for the protein MCGIVGYIGKGKAQEILVAGLQKLEYRGYDSAGIYVVDENKKGHIFKETGHIAALKEKVNFDIFAHQGIGHTRWATHGEPSIENAHPHQSPNGRFTLVHNGVIENYRELNETYLEDVALNGQTDTEIAVAVIEYFAEKDNLSGKEAFKKALEVITGSFAFVLMDKETPNTLYAAKNKSPLLIAKGDTFNGIVSDAIAMIQLTNQYVEIHDGELVIVTADKVTIESFDGTIRERAPYTAHLDSSDLEKGTYPFYMLKEIDEQPGVMRKIVKEYSDDKGGFNIDAALLKELAEADRIHIIACGTSYNAGWVGKSLFENIAKIPTEVHLSSEFSYNTPLIQGKPFFIYLSQSGETADSRQVLVKTNEWNFPAVTITNVPGSTLSREAKYTLLLHAGPEIAVASTKAYTGQIAVQAMLCEILAKTKGVQTDIDMAHELSIVANAMDVIINDKETIHDFAIDYVQSARNAFYIGRGLDYYVCMESSLKLKEISYIQAEGFAAGELKHGTIALIEEGTPVLAIITQKNVASHTRGNVEEVRSRGANTLIFAMEGLEKKGDQFVMPAVHPALTPLLAVVPGQLFAYYATLERGYDVDKPRNLAKSVTVE
- a CDS encoding PTS mannitol transporter subunit IICB, translated to MATNNDTAAKDGVKVKVQKLGSFLSGMIMPNIAGFIAWGIITALFIEVGWLPNEELATIVGPMLTYLLPILIAFTGGHKVYGHRGGVVGAIATMGVIGGSTVPMFIGAMAMGPFASWLIKKFDKAMEGKIKSGFEMLVNNFSAGIIGFILAVLGFYAVGPFVETFTSIMANGVDWLIGAGLLPLANIFIEPAKVLFLNNAINHGILTPLGIEQAAETGKSILFLLEANPGPGLGLLGAYMLFGKGSAKSTAAGAAIIHFFGGIHEIYFPYVLMNPVLFLAVIAGGIAGTFVNSILGSGLIAAASPGSIIAIFAMSPKGGFLPVIAGVLAGAVVSFLVASIILKATKPSAEDETSFEDKVAQTVAMKTESKGQATQVSAAGTKEENISAGSIKKIIFACDAGMGSSAMGASLLRKKVTEAGMDIPVTNMAISNLEDVEGLLVVTQEELLQRAKAKTPNAVHVGVNNFLSTPKYDEIVEKLKK
- a CDS encoding Crp/Fnr family transcriptional regulator; amino-acid sequence: MNETHKPAHNCGGDCACNSHKSCISLVPIFNHLEPDQMDEIMSVTHPATYKKGELLYRPDDTSDTLYILHSGLIRIYRLAESGKEQLVRFLNPGDFTGELALFSESKHEAYAEAVKETQVCRMKRNDLQHFLLKYPAISLKLLQEFSNRLEKSERQTTYVATEKVEARLALYLAELATKDGDTITLPMSKKDLASYLGTTPETISRKMGSLEDHHLIKQLNHREIVILDLDGLLFL
- a CDS encoding cation:dicarboxylate symporter family transporter, which translates into the protein MDIISIVIILAVFAALLFALYRLGAKHVKFSKRVFIALALGVIFGAAIQLLFAPDSTITITAIDWINIVGNGYVRFLQMLIIPLIFVSIVGAFTRIEETKNLGKISGSVLGTLLGTTAIAALIGWASVILFNLDGAQFTQGTAETARIEALTTQQTQVADLTIPGQVLSFIPTNIFQDLAGLRSTSTIAVVVFSAFVGIAYMGIKKKQPDNAALFKKGLQVIQSIVMRIVTLVLRLTPYGILALMTKMMATSSYQAIVNLGLFVVASYAALLVVLLVHSLILAGVGVNPITYFKKAFPVLSFAFTARSSAGALPLNVETQTKALGVDDASANFAASFGLSIGQNGCAGVYPAMLATIVAPTLGIDVTSIGFVLTLILVVTISSFGVAGVGGGATFAALIVLGAMNLPVTIAGLVISVEPVIDMMRTLTNVNDSMLAGVVSSRNIGEFDSSILNDEAAVVDGDAI